The Sulfurimonas aquatica genomic sequence GACTTTGGAATGGCCGAGACGATAGAGTCGTTTAGGAAAAAGTAATTGACATGCTTGGTTATCGATGATTCAAAATTTGCGAGACTAATGTTAACAACTCTACTTGAAGAGTACTCTCCTCACTCGAAGATAATTCAAGCAACAAATGGTCTTGAAGCAATACAGATGGTAAAAGAAGAAAAGCCTGATTTGATCTTTATCGACCTAACCATGCCAACAATGGATGGATATGAAGCAATACCTAAACTCTTAAAACTTTATCCAAATACCCATATAGCTGTTATCACTGCTGATATACAAGAAAAAGCACAACAAAAAGTGATAGAACTTGGAGCTAAAATGCATATAGAAAAACCTATAAATGGCAAAAAAATAGAAAATATTTTAAAAATCTTTGAAAACCTTTGAAAATGAATATTTATAAATTAACAGATGATGAAAAAGATCTATTACAAGAGTTAATGAATATCGCTTATGGTAATGCCACTTCAATTATTGCAAGTATGATGGATGCTTTTGCCTCTCTCAGCATTCCAAATATTACAATTATGCCAGTTCCTCAACTCATCAAATCATTTGAAAAATTAAAAATATCAAATTACTTTTTTACGAGTCAAATATTTACAGGCCAATTTAGTGGAGAGAGTGCTTTTTTTATAAGTCTACAAAGTGCCAAGAACCTTGCAACACATCTAAAAGTAGAAGATGAGCATGAGTTGGATGATGTTATACTCGAACTAACAAACATCTTAACTTCATCATTAATATCACGACTAGCGCAAGAGATGCAAACTGAAGTAGATTTTTCA encodes the following:
- a CDS encoding response regulator transcription factor, with the translated sequence MTCLVIDDSKFARLMLTTLLEEYSPHSKIIQATNGLEAIQMVKEEKPDLIFIDLTMPTMDGYEAIPKLLKLYPNTHIAVITADIQEKAQQKVIELGAKMHIEKPINGKKIENILKIFENL
- a CDS encoding chemotaxis protein CheC yields the protein MNIYKLTDDEKDLLQELMNIAYGNATSIIASMMDAFASLSIPNITIMPVPQLIKSFEKLKISNYFFTSQIFTGQFSGESAFFISLQSAKNLATHLKVEDEHELDDVILELTNILTSSLISRLAQEMQTEVDFSPPKLLNINICHTNSVNSFKKFSQVIVIETQMNFKEQEIHGQIFILTQDESITWLKQKINTIINNLI